DNA sequence from the Desmodus rotundus isolate HL8 chromosome 4, HLdesRot8A.1, whole genome shotgun sequence genome:
TGCTACTAGTCTATATGGCTCTTCAACATTTGAAATGTGGTTCCTGCGCCTGAGGAATTCCATTTTAAATActacttaatttttattagttATCCACATGTGGTTAGTGGCTAGTGATTTGGACACTGCAGTTCTAGGACTTGGGAAATCACAGCAAAACCAAGAAAAGGTTGAGTAGTTTCATTAACTAGTATGTTACGTTTTCAGAACGACACAGTGACTATCCGGACCAGGAAGTTCATGACGAACAGACTACTTCAGCGGAAACAAATGGTAAAGAAGGGGCACATCAAGTTTGCTTACTTGTTcttcactctgtgtgtgtgttttcattgcctttttttttttttttttagagggagggagaaagggaaaaattgatGGGATTGGCTGCTTTCTCACACAGGCCCCAGTGGGGTTCAGCGCAcaccctgggtatgtgccctgatctaGAATCAAACCCACGATTTTTGGGTCTACTGGACAAGGCTCCAACCGAGGCACACTGGCCCAGGCAATTGCTCTTCACTTTTAAAGATGTGGTTCATATTAATAAATACCAAACTTGATATTTCCTTTTAGGTCATTGATGTCCTTCACCCTGGCAAGGCAACAGTACCCAAGACAGAAATTCGGGAAAAACTAGCCAAAATGTATAAGACTACACCAGATGTCATCTTTGTGTTTGGATTCAGAACCCATTTTGGTGGTGGCAAGACAACTGGCTTTGGCATGATTTATGATTCCTTGGattatgcaaagaaaaatgaacccaaaCACAGACTCGCAAGAGTAGGTATCCTTATTTTGTTCAAGAGCTACTGAAGAGGCTTTTTAATGGCCTCTTGGGGAGGGACCTAAAGAACTCTTAAGGGATTAAGAGAAAAGGTTCTTTGATACAGGAATGGAAGAGGTGGGGTCTGCAGCTTTTGAGCTGGGtctagaagggcagataaaacgTAGTATTGCAGGAGATACGAACTGGAAGTAGGGATGAATTTGGAAAGGTAGGTTGGCACCAAATAAAGTGAGATATTGTTACCAAATGTTTTTTGGACTGAACTCCCATAGGTAGCCAGGAATGACAAAGATTTTTTGATAATTTCTTGAATGCCAAGCACTAGAGTAAATACAGTAAACTGCAGTAGTGGGTTGGGCAAGCTTCTGAGCTTACATTCTAGGCAGTAAACTAAACTAGCCAATGGATTGTTACTTATATCTGTCACTTTAGCCCTTTTCCTC
Encoded proteins:
- the RPS24 gene encoding small ribosomal subunit protein eS24 isoform X4; this encodes MNDTVTIRTRKFMTNRLLQRKQMVIDVLHPGKATVPKTEIREKLAKMYKTTPDVIFVFGFRTHFGGGKTTGFGMIYDSLDYAKKNEPKHRLARHGLYEKKKTSRKQRKERKNRMKKVRGTAKASVGAGKK
- the RPS24 gene encoding small ribosomal subunit protein eS24 isoform X2, whose translation is MNDTVTIRTRKFMTNRLLQRKQMVIDVLHPGKATVPKTEIREKLAKMYKTTPDVIFVFGFRTHFGGGKTTGFGMIYDSLDYAKKNEPKHRLARHGLYEKKKTSRKQRKERKNRMKKVRGTAKASVGAGKKKE
- the RPS24 gene encoding small ribosomal subunit protein eS24 isoform X3, which produces MNDTVTIRTRKFMTNRLLQRKQMVIDVLHPGKATVPKTEIREKLAKMYKTTPDVIFVFGFRTHFGGGKTTGFGMIYDSLDYAKKNEPKHRLARHGLYEKKKTSRKQRKERKNRMKKVRGTAKASVGAGKKK
- the RPS24 gene encoding small ribosomal subunit protein eS24 isoform X1, with the protein product MNDTVTIRTRKFMTNRLLQRKQMVIDVLHPGKATVPKTEIREKLAKMYKTTPDVIFVFGFRTHFGGGKTTGFGMIYDSLDYAKKNEPKHRLARHGLYEKKKTSRKQRKERKNRMKKVRGTAKASVGAGKKKVMYFEKLHNVVS